The following proteins come from a genomic window of Rutidosis leptorrhynchoides isolate AG116_Rl617_1_P2 chromosome 10, CSIRO_AGI_Rlap_v1, whole genome shotgun sequence:
- the LOC139873333 gene encoding beta-glucosidase 24-like: protein MAVVNINDHINHDYDLDPNPVPKHSDFPRHFMFGVGTSAYQIEGAWNADRKGLSIWDCFALRRPEKIFDRSNACVAVDNYARMKEDVQLLKNMGVKHFRFSISWPRILPGGKVSMGKNMEGIDHYNKLIDELLANGIEPFVTLFHWDLPNALEEEYMGFLSSKIVDDFVNYAEICFWEFGDRVKNWLTLNEPHRFTESGYVSGMMAPGRGGDKDDGDAATEPYIVAYNLLNCHAAAYRKYQEDYKDVQKGKVGITVDINYFKPWRGPNNADDVKAVGYAFDFMAGWFLEPLASGEWPESMKTFATSPTPNHPKGRVLPKFSDDQRSKLIGSYDFMGINYYTATYAASYEGYYGTSPPKVPWGYTMDTHYVPLAKDPQGNFIGPPAFEGSWVYLCAKELTDLLIYVKKTYKIEKHFVITENGANQNNVPEQTYEQVRDDEFRLKYIKWHLKAILDANREGVNVMGYFAWSFMDSYEWFFGHTSRFGMIYVDYANNLQRYPKKSAIWFKKFLAEGHHHHGHKKRLAAKANVEQEDDDLNGTMIEADDAVEADQPVETVQKMKKAKA, encoded by the exons ATGGCTGTTGTTAACATCAACGATCACATAAACCACGATTACGATCTTGATCCTAATCCTGTTCCAAAACATTCTGATTTTCCTCGTCATTTCATGTTCGGAGTAGGAACATCAGCTTATCAA ATTGAAGGTGCTTGGAATGCAGATCGTAAAGGCTTAAGTATTTGGGATTGTTTTGCACTTAGACGCCCAG AAAAGATTTTCGATCGTTCAAACGCATGTGTTGCTGTTGACAATTACGCAAGAATGAAG GAAGATGTACAATTGCTGAAGAACATGGGTGTCAAGCATTTCAGGTTCTCAATTTCATGGCCCAGGATATTACCAG GTGGGAAAGTAAGCATGGGCAAAAACATGGAAGGCATTGACCATTACAACAAGTTAATAGATGAGTTGTTAGCCAATGGGATTGAGCCATTTGTCACTCTTTTTCACTGGGATCTTCCTAATGCGCTAGAAGAAGAATATATGGGCTTCTTAAGTTCCAAAATTGT ggaCGACTTTGTGAATTATGCGGAAATATGCTTTTGGGAGTTTGGAGATCGAGTGAAGAACTGGTTGACGTTGAACGAGCCACACAGGTTCACTGAATCAGGGTACGTATCAGGTATGATGGCACCAGGAAGGGGTGGAGATAAGGATGATGGTGATGCTGCAACAGAGCCTTATATTGTAGCATACAACTTACTCAATTGTCATGCAGCTGCTTATCGAAAGTATCAAGAAGATTATAAG GATGTTCAAAAAGGAAAAGTTGGAATTACTGTAGACATTAACTATTTCAAGCCTTGGCGTGGTCCGAATAACGCAGATGATGTTAAAGCTGTTGGATATGCCTTTGATTTTATGGCTGGATG GTTTTTGGAGCCATTAGCAAGCGGCGAATGGCCAGAAAGCATGAAAACTTTTGCCACTTCTCCAACTCCTAATCACCCAAAGGGCCGAGTTTTGCCTAAATTCAGTGATGATCAACGATCCAAGTTGATTGGATCGTATGATTTTATGGGAATTAACTACTACACTGCAACTTACGCAGCAAGTTACGAAGGGTATTATGGTACTAGTCCTCCTAAGGTCCCTTGGGGATATACGATGGATACCCATTACGTACCATTAG CAAAAGACCCCCAGGGTAACTTTATAGGCCCGCCG GCTTTTGAAGGTTCATGGGTTTATCTTTGTGCCAAGGAGCTTACAGATCTCTTGATATATGTTAAGAAGACATACAAAATTGAAAAACATTTTGTAATAACTGAGAATG GAGCTAATCAGAACAATGTACCAGAGCAAACTTATGAACAAGTTCGAGATGATGAATTTCGTCTTAAATACATCAAATGGCATCTTAAGGCCATCTTAGACGCGAATCG GGAAGGAGTAAATGTTATGGGGTACTTTGCGTGGTCATTCATGGATAGCTACGAATGGTTTTTCGGGCATACGAGTCGATTTGGTATGATTTACGTGGATTATGCAAATAATCTTCAAAGGTATCCGAAAAAATCAGCAATTTGGTTCAAAAAGTTTTTAGCCGAGGGGCACCATCATCATGGACATAAAAAACGATTAGCTGCTAAAGCTAATGTTGAACAAGAAGATGATGATCTTAACGGTACCATGATTGAAGCTGATGACGCAGTTGAAGCTGATCAGCCAGTTGAAACTGTTCAGAAAATGAAGAAGGCAAAAGCATGA